tataatttctaacacCTTTTAACCCAGCTTCTTCCATTAATTGCTAATATGGGAGGGCCCCTACTAAGGATGTTTGTAGAAAcacattttataaaaatgatcacTTTAAGTCGCTTATAGAGTTATAGATTCCTCTAAATATAAGTAGAATGCATCACGATAAGAATAGGGTATGGATATATGTGTACCTAATAAGTTTAGCGACAGAGAAGGATTTAgagaaaaaagagaaagaggATTTTGTTATTATTGTGTAAAATAGGTGAATGGCTTCTCTTAAAGAAAGGACCAAGTTAAAGAAAAGATTTGACTTGGTAAAACTTCAATTGAGCACTTTCAATaagaatataatttaattattacaataacaacaataaccaagccttttcccactaggtggggtcggctgtatgaatccttttacgccattgagctctatctcttattatatcatcatctatatttaaataaattttatcttgttttattgatGCTAACcgagtcttttttggtcttcctcttcctcgtttgatatgcatgtttatcatagtttcacatcgcctaactggagcatttattggtcgtctaagtacatgtctgtaccatcttaaacgtgcctctcggagtttgtcctcaatagatgcaactccgactttctctctaatactctcattccttattttgtctatcttcgtatgtccacacatccaccttaacatcctcatctctgcaactctcatcttatgctcatgtgctcgagtcatagcccaacattcagctccatataatatagTAGACCTAACTgttgttttatagaacttacctttaagtttaagaggtactttatggtcacataaaacacccgacgctcccctccatttcactcatcctgcttgtattctatgtaagacctctctcaatccctccatcattttgtaaaaatgatcctaaatatttaaatctctcggttccggacaactcgtcctctcctatcttaacaattgttttattacttctaatattgctaaacttaaattccatatattctgtctttaatctactaagcttaaaacctttcccttctagtgtttccctccaagattctagcttagcatttactccttcacgtgtctcatctaccaaaataatatcatctgcaaacaacatgcaccacggtactgtgttttgaatgtgcgcagtgagttcgtccataattagtgtaaaaagatagggacttagggttgatccttgatgtaaccctatctttattggaaatgcttcagttactccacctgaagtctttattccggtcgttacatcctcatacatatccttaattagttcaatatatgttacgctaacacctctcttttctaaaattctccatataatttctcttgggactctatcataagctttttttaagtcaatgaataccatgtgtagatcttgtttttgctcccgatatttttcaattaattatctaaggagatgtataacttctattgtcgaccttccaggcatgaacccaaattgattttctgtcactgtggtttccttccttaatcttttttctattactttttcccaaagtttcatagtatgactcattagtttaatacccctatagtttgcacaattttgtatgtctcccttgttcttatataaggaaactagagtacttatcatccattgatcagacattcttttcgttttcaatatcatgttaaataattttgtaagtcattcaataccttgtttccctaagcacttccataccccTATCAGAATAttatctggtccaacgacttttctattgtgcatctcatttaaagtttgttttacttctgaagtttgaattctacgataaaaattaaaatttctatgctcatttgacctaattaaattgcctaagttaagttggtcacctaaaccttcattaaaaagttgatgaaagtacctcttccaccgctcttttatttctccatcattactaatatcctattacattcatctttaatacattttatttggctaagatctcttgttttcctttctcttactttagctattctataaatgtctctttccccttcttttgtatccaattttcgatataactgttcaaaagtttcattttttgcttcactcactactttcttagcttctttcttggctattgtatatttttttaagttttcctcattcttacaaatatataattccttataagctattcgtttttctttcactttctcttgtattttctcattccaccaccaagattctttacttagtggtgcatgtccctttgactcaccgaatacactcttagctactattttcaactttgataccatcttatcccatattgtattagagtcatcgtatatttcacctaatgcttgtacttttaccttctccttaaatatattttgtttcctatcctttaacttccaccacttaattctaggaattgtatatattttctttctattgatactatgtttgaggcgtatatccaacactactatcctatgttgggtagttaagctttcttcagggatgactttgcaatctttacaaatctttctatccttcttcctaaccataagaaagtcaatttgtaatttattattctcacttttgaatatgactaagtgttcttctcttttcttaaaaaatgtattagctaatataaggtcatatgctattgcaaaatctaatatagttttcccttcctcattcctcgttccaaacctataactcccatgtactctatCATATTCCTCACTTTTCACTCCaacatgtccatttagatcacctcctattaaaatcatttcatttggtgaaatattttgtaatatttcatctaagtcctcccaaaaccttgatttggtagctttatctaattctacttgtggtgcatatacgctaattatgttcatagtttctttcgctactattatcttaagggctataattctatccccttttctaactactcctacaacttcatcctttaacaaattatctacaatgatactcactccatttcttgttttactttttctagtgtaccataacttgaaacctgagttctctatcatctttgccttctcgcctatccattttgtttcttgtacacacaaaatactaatttttctcctaatcatcatatctactacctccattgatttaccagtgagagctcctatatttcatgttccaaatcttagattattagttttcctatcatatatgttcttatctaacctatggtgtgagaacttttgcctatttaacactacaccgttctcatggagatgtagcggtccttgctgagacgttacagtcgaaccctgtaacgcgaacttttgtatatttatcactacacccgagttctggagatgtagcggtccttgccgagtcgttacagtcggaccctgcaacgcgttccttccggggaacaacctagcattagcacaatagcacaataatttaattattaattaaatatataatagaaaataataaaatagtttAATATAatgctgatatatatatatatatatatatatatatatatatatatatatatatatatatatatatatatatatatatattttaaaaaaatagaaattctaATAATCCCCACAAAATTCAAATGATACTTTTAAACAATTCTACTACTTAGATTTAATATACACTATGGTTAGTGAGGTgcttttagaaatttacttagtaGAATAGCTTTTGTTAGTAGGTGTAGAGTGATGCAGGTCTTGTACTATGCCACCTTTTAACCCAACTTCTTCCATTAATTGCCATGCATAAGTACAACTGTACAAATATTCTAATATGGGAGAGCCCCTACCAAGGATATTTGTAGAGACATTTTATAAGAATGATCACTTTAAGTTGCTTTTAGAGTTATAGATTCCTCTAAATATAAGTAGAATTCATCACCATAATAATAGGGTATGGATATATGTGTACACCTATTTGATCAATTAGTTGGCTTGTAATTACCTCATTAAACCTCCTTCAGGTCATCGCCTATTGCAGAGGTTGAAATGCCACCATTTGAAGGGTTATTGTGGATAAATCTGCATTCCCATCAAAGAATTAAGATCATTATCCCATTATATATACTTAAAATTTTAACACGTGCACACATTTAACATGACAAGTAGAATAAAGAATATGCTTTTAAAAGAGATAATGCATGATATTTTATTCATGATTACAATCAAAATTGTAAATCAtgcaaaattaaatattcaaataAATGATATGTGCCCTTGCATTTTAATCATCATGAACAATGCTCTATGCCCTAGAGTCTGCCTTGTATTAGACCTTCATCCATCGACTGCACCAAGCTCCTGGAGCTCGATTCATGTCATTAAATCATCCATCCATACAAGTCCACCTTGTTCTGTGTTGCCCTAAAGTACTCCTCGCGTCAAGCCTTCATTGAACCATCAAAGTCTCCAACTCTGTTCCATGCCATCTAATTCTCGATGCGTATGAATATCCTCATTTCAAGCCATAAAACCATTGGAAACATGATCTCCATGATCACAATTGCAACTATTTAATGCTTGATGTCGTAGAGTCCACCTTGTGTCAGGTCTTCAGTCTCCATACTTTCCTATCCTCCATGCCTATGAATTCATCTTGTATTGTACTGTTGATTCATTCAGCACAAACAATAATTTGACTGCATCAAGTTAACTAGGTCCTTGAGTCCTACATGTACTATTCTAAGTTCTGCTCAGTTGATGCACATATCAATATACGGTTAAAACCAAACTTAAACCCTACTGCCAAAAACTGAAAAACATGAGCAAATTTGACCACACATAAACATTATTTTCCTTGTATGATTGCTATATGCATTGCTCCAATATAACATATATCTCAAACTTGAGTTCATGTACTGTCATATTGGTCCCATTCCATTTCCGTTCCACCCTATAAGCCTCATCTCTACTAATTTGCATTTTTTCAATAATCTTAGCCACCCTCCACAAATCATTTTGTTCTGGCAACCCACTAACTGCAATTTCCAATCCCAGTAATTCCTTTATGTCTCCATCTGTTTGTCATTTTTGTTCATAGCTGTTGCATATACTTTTTCCATCTCGCTGTAAAGCAATTTATCCTTCCATCATCTGTCTTTCCAGAATCTGATAGTTATGCCATTTCCTGCAGCAACTCTGATTCCTCGAACAAATAATTCCCTTACCAATAACAGATCCCTCCATGCATATGACTATCTAGAATTTGCCTTTGCTTCTTCTCATTAATGAGCATTGGCAAAGTAATTCTGGTAACCAATCTTCTCCAGGCTACAGTCTCTACAGTCTCATTTGTGTTAAGAATCCTCCACCACCACTAGCATAATAaacttttgttttgtatttcaaTGTCCTCAATTCCTAAGTCTCTTATCTATTTTAGTCTGGTAAGCACATCCCATTGGCCTAAAAATGTGATTATCCTCTAAAATTTCACCCATCCGTAAGAATATTCTTCTCAACTTGTCAATTTCTTTAGTCACCCATTTTGGAAAAGAAATATAAAAGCTTGGTATAACTGCAAGTGGCTTGAGCCATGGTTCAGCCTTCCCATTTACTAGCAATGCAGACTCATCAGTAGTCACAATCAGTTCCATCCATCTCATCCACCCTGGAGGAGAACCTAgcaagtttaaaataaaaaacaaaatttcCCTATTCACCATATCAAAAACTTTTTCATATTCACATATTTATCATGACTACCGCTAATCATTCTTTATGCACCTGCTGTTTGCATACAGAAGCATTATTTGGTACTTCTCAAGCAAGTTGATTGCCTGAGATGATCTTTTGTATCACCTGCTTCTGCATGTTTGCTAGAACTTTGGATATTAACTTTACAATGCTATTTTCTAGAGGGAACACTCTGAAATCTTTGGCATATTTAGCCCCTTCTTTCTTTGGTATCAGAGTTACCTTCTTTCTTTGGTATCAGAGTTATGAAGACAAAGTTGAGTCTTTCATATTCCAGGGTACCCTCATAAATCTTTAGAATATATCAAAATTGTCATTTTTCACATGTCCCTAAAATGAAATCATGAATTCTTTATTGAAGCCATCTGGTCTTGGGGGTTTCATTCTGCCCATATTTTTAACAGCCATTTCAACAACCGAGAAGGACTTTTCACTAATATATTTAGCAGTTGATTCTCCGTGTACAAGTTCAGTCAATACATATAGTAGTTGTTTCTTCTAGTTATGATTGCATCAATGATGCCATATCTTTTATTTCTTTGAGCAGTCACTCTCTAGCAGCATCGAAGGGGGAGCAAAATGGTTGGTAAATAAGTTCAAAGGTGCAGTCACTAAACTTCTGTGATGTTCCattttctgttattttttttctttttctctgtGTGCGTTTGTCTGCAGATTTTGTTGTTTCAGAGATTTTATTTACTACTGATTTGATTGTCCACATGTCTGTATTTTCCTTCTACTGCAGATGAAATTCTCTCTTTATTTGTTTCTTTTAGGAATTTTTCATTTTGATTCATGaactttctcttttaaaatcttctcttattCATTATATTTATGATGATATCCTTAATCCTTACCCTATTTGGCCATTGCTTATCCATTTCGTTTTTTCTCCTTTTTAGTCAAATTCGTCCTTAGGTTCACCAGCTTGCATACTTCTTTACTTATTGTTGCAGACTATTATTTAAATTATGCCTGAAGGTAATCATTTGCAGTGATTTGTGAAATGGTTTCATAAGACTTCTATTTTATCCAATAAGCCGCTAATCTAAACTAAATCTAACACCAGAAGCTACGAGGCCTCTCTCCATTCATGTTGCGGTCCAATCTTCTATATTGTTTCCTTAGTAGTTCAGATTAAAGTTTTGTTAGGATTAACTGACCTTCCTGCTTTAGCACAAGCTCGTTATGTTGCAAGTGGGCATTTATTTGCCACTTTCTGTTCAAGGTATTGGTGTTTTCTTGTTGAACAAATGCATCATGAAgaacttgatttctttctttcttttttcccaGGAAAGATGCAGAAACCACTAACTGATCTGCTGAAGGAATATGATTTGCCAATAGGCCTTTTCCCTCAAGATGCCACTCACTACGAGTTCAATGAAGAGACAAGGAAGCTGACTGTGTTCATACCTGAGGTATGTGAGGTTGGCTACAGAGATTCTTCGGTCTTGCGCTTTTCTACCACTGTGACAGGGTATTTGGAGAAAGGAAAGCTTTCGGATATTGAGGGAATCAAAACCAAAGTGCTGATTTGGGCAAAGGTGACTTGCTTATCCACTGAAGGTTCCAAAATTCACTTCACAACTGGTGTTAAGAAAACCAGGAGCCGCAGTGCATACGAGGTTCTTAGAGGTGGTATTGTGGTGGATAAATTTTAGGTTATGATATGGCTATATTGTCGTGTTGATAACTTACCATGCCCGAAAGAGATTCCTGGTATATTTAAGATATCTCTCTATCTACATTGATCTGGTTCTATTTGTAATTACTGGCGTGCAACTTATCTAGTATCTTTATGGATTGTGGTAATTAGAAATTAGATTATATTGCTGTGTTCTTGGAAAGTATGGCTTAATCACTATTAACTAATTGCCAGCAGCTTAGGCAGCGATCTTGGCCAGGACACTGACGAGCGGTGCATTACCTGCTACGGTAGGCTTCCCCGACCGCTGGGCTTCTAAGAAGAGCAGCGACTTGGTGAGAGCTTGGCCGTAATCCAATTGGCTAAACACCTGCTCTGCAAGGCACAACATCATCCCAACAACAACTTTGATCATCGCCATACTCGATCTATATCTCTTGATTGACCCgtaaaattaaatgaattagtgGGTGTCTACGGGCCAACAACTTAACCACATTTATATTTGATGAGATAACTGATAAAATTTGGCCAAGGGAGAAGGCAACGACACTAATCTGATGATATCGTTATGATTTGAAATCTTAGGTTACCTTTTGATAAATGATTAATTTGTAATCATTTTCAAAACACaagaattatttattatttttacattctcctttattcatttaattattaTTACCATTGATCAtctccggaatctgagtcagacggattATCAGATGATGTGAAAGGAATGTTGACGGAGTTACGACATCTCGGAGGAGGGGGTGTGTTGAGATGGTTTCTATGTTAACCAAGTCGTTAGAAGTTCTCTGGTCAACGCTATCTGCAGTTAGCAATTGGGTTGTCCCCGTCTCTGATACTCCGAAGCTCGAGGCAGAttcaacgaatatataagtaacagatTAATATGTATAATAACGAAATACACATAGACCATGAATAGAGAACGCACCCTAGtccgggggcgccctcggatgggacgctacTCGAGTGGTCGTGACctggaagagtagatgactccgagtcggatgaagagctggatctgatGAAGTGGAGCCGGATGCGGCACAGAGCCGGATGCGACCTCGGCACACATGTCGGGTTATAACATTGACACGCAGGCCGGACTAAGATATCGGCATGCAGGTTGGGATAAGacatcggcacgtaggccgggataaGACATCAGCACACAAACCGAAATATGAAATCGGCTCGCTGGCTGGATAGCCACAACGATGTACAGGCTAAAACATCATATAGGCACGAAGGCAGAAACACCACAATGACATAGAGCCAGAACGGCGGTGGCCCAAGGGCCGAATCAGTGCTGAAAACATATGTCAACAGGGATCGGATACTGAATCAGCGTAGGAAATGTACGACAACACAGGCCAGAGGATGACAACGACTATGGGTGCCAGAAGGGAGGCATTGTCGGCAGTGGCGACACAGAGGCAGCGGTAAAAAGGGGGGAGAGGGGATTACTTTGGAAGCATAAACGATGCCAGATCTACGTTGAGAGCATCGACAGCCATGTCGACAACTGATGTCTACTCGTCGAGGGTCGTGGAGCGGCACTAAGGTTGTCACGGGAGCCACAGTAGGTGACTGGAGTGTAGCGGGGAATGAGGGAGAGTGGCGGCACGAGGCGGTCATGGCTACTCATGGTTGGCAGCGTCAGCAAGAGGGAGAAGCAGTGCTAGCAACAgcgtggagaagagaaaggggaggaGGTTGCGACGTCGAGATAGGAAGCGGTGA
This window of the Zingiber officinale cultivar Zhangliang chromosome 3B, Zo_v1.1, whole genome shotgun sequence genome carries:
- the LOC121967557 gene encoding uncharacterized protein At5g01610-like; this encodes MDQIMNKVGSYWIGRRADKEISSVGDDINSLSSSIEGGAKWLVNKFKGKMQKPLTDLLKEYDLPIGLFPQDATHYEFNEETRKLTVFIPEVCEVGYRDSSVLRFSTTVTGYLEKGKLSDIEGIKTKVLIWAKVTCLSTEGSKIHFTTGVKKTRSRSAYEVLRGGIVVDKF